In Erigeron canadensis isolate Cc75 chromosome 6, C_canadensis_v1, whole genome shotgun sequence, the following are encoded in one genomic region:
- the LOC122605206 gene encoding pentatricopeptide repeat-containing protein At2g06000-like translates to MLLRLINHTQKTHVIISKIQKYSSISNSQGKFQRPTTNMSVWFVKLVCTLTVRRKSSVKEFRVSDYLRKNMTSSIAFSVIHHMNCYWNDPHLAFGFLEYSKNVLNIGHTVDTYSFLLDSFCRLGVFDLAKKVYDLMRVDGFLLPDCVLLGFVVTSFVNAGNFEVAKELIFDYCREGVGNGGVLSFVVINRFLRLLVNSNRVNEAFEYLENVILRSKCCSVDACSFNIVINGLCGVREVDKAFGFLDKMREFGCMPDLVTYNTLMKGFCLVGNVDKAHKLLKDVCSVEGCSPDVVTFTSVIKGYCKLGKMEEAMVLFDDMMDQGIRPNTVTFNVMIDGFGKIGNMVSALNMYERMLSLGCNPDVITFTSIIDGHCLVGELPRGLKVWDEMNRRNISPNLHTFSILIRSLCRESRLNEARDLLRQLKRRDDIVSKAFVYNFVIDGFCKAGNVDEANVIVKEMEEKRCKPDKMTFTILIIGHCMKGRMIEAISLFDNMLIVGCAPDSLTVNSLVSRLLKAGMPKEASKIRKAASATRVPQGDASNCKNIDIPVAV, encoded by the coding sequence atgCTATTAAGGTTAATTAATCATACCCAGAAAACCCATGTAATCATATCTAAGATCCAAAAATATTCATCAATATCAAACTCACAAGGTAAGTTTCAAAGACCCACTACTAACATGTCTGTTTGGTTTGTTAAATTAGTATGCACATTAACTGTTCGACGAAAGTCCTCAGTGAAAGAATTCCGTGTTTCCGATTATTTGAGAAAGAATATGACTTCCTCTATTGCCTTTAGTGTAATACATCATATGAATTGTTATTGGAATGACCCACATTTAGCTTTTGGGTTTTTAGAATATAGTAAGAATGTGTTGAATATTGGTCATACTGTTGATACTTATAGTTTTCTTTTGGATTCGTTTTGTCGTCTGGGTGTTTTTGATTTAGCGAAAAAGGTTTATGATTTGATGAGGGTTGATGGGTTTTTGTTGCCGGATTGTGTTCTTTTGGGATTTGTTGTTACGTCGTTTGTGAACGCGGGTAACTTTGAAGTTGCCAAAGAGTTGATTTTTGATTATTGTCGGGAAGGGGTGGGAAACGGTGGGGTGCTTAGTTTCGTTGTGATTAATAGGTTTTTGAGGTTGTTAGTGAACAGTAACCGCGTGAATGAGGCATTTGAGTATTTGGAAAACGTTATTTTGAGATCAAAATGTTGTTCGGTTGATGCGTGCTCCTTTAATATAGTCATCAATGGACTTTGCGGAGTTAGGGAGGTTGATAAGGCTTTTGGGTTTCTCGATAAAATGAGGGAGTTTGGTTGTATGCCTGATTTAGTTACGTATAATACTCTTATGAAAGGATTTTGTCTTGTTGGGAATGTCGATAAAGCACATAAGTTGTTGAAAGATGTTTGTAGTGTAGAAGGATGTTCACCTGATGTCGTGACTTTTACTTCTGTTATAAAAGGTTATTGCAAGCTAGGTAAAATGGAAGAGGCAATGGTTTTATTTGATGATATGATGGACCAGGGAATTAGACCTAACACTGTTACGTTTAATGTCATGATTGATGGGTTTGGTAAGATTGGCAATATGGTCTCTGCCTTAAATATGTATGAAAGAATGCTTAGTCTTGGTTGTAATCCTGACgttatcacctttacatcaataattgATGGCCATTGTCTTGTAGGAGAACTCCCGCGGGGCTTAAAGGTTTGGGATGAGATGAATAGAAGAAATATATCTCCTAATCTGCACACATTTTCCATTCTCATCCGTTCTTTGTGTAGAGAAAGTAGACTAAATGAGGCTCGTGACCTCTTAAGACAATTGAAAAGGAGAGATGATATTGTTTCTAAAGCTTTTGTTTACAACTTCGTAATTGACGGTTTTTGCAAAGCGGGGAATGTGGATGAGGCTAATGTGATTGTTAAGGAAATGGAAGAGAAAAGGTGCAAACCCGATAAAATGACATTTACCATCTTAATCATTGGGCATTGTATGAAAGGGCGAATGATTGAGGCTATAAGTCTATTTGACAACATGCTAATAGTTGGCTGTGCCCCAGATTCTCTTACTGTAAATTCATTGGTTTCACGTCTTCTAAAGGCTGGGATGCCCAAAGAAGCGTCTAAAATAAGGAAAGCTGCATCGGCCACACGGGTCCCACAAGGAGATGCTTCAAATTGCAAAAACATAGATATCCCCGTGGCTGTGTAA
- the LOC122603629 gene encoding aspartyl protease APCB1 — translation MASNDSEDLSHLKGVVVITLPPPNNPSLGKTITAFTIPNQNPYPNQNPNPNTPLPISFQDSRRPVFDHPRRKISWTLLGILVFGLLTFCSIQSPQNLFKSTLGPLTQVDQNNKDKDDNKNNTSCFVFPLYSKLGFGELVGGSRDMEVKLGKFSMFGSSKSSILPVDDGGLPNKVTVRSSAVLPVNGDELRDGLYYTQINVGSPPRPYFLDVDTGSDLTWIQCDAPCTSCAKGAHPYYKPARANIISSKDSFCYDFQQNSNSGSCASCSQCDYEIEYADHSSSLGVLSRDDLRLVDVNESQINSKVIIGCAYDQQGILLNSLAKTDGILGLSRAKVSLPSQLAKQGIIDNVIGHCLTSDSVSGGYMFLGGELVPQAKMFWVPMLNDASMNYLAEVSKVTYGSKQLGLDRQTKGNGRVVFDSGSSYTYFTKQAYSDLTNTLKDISRDGFIQDTSDTTLPICWRPKTPIRSIKDVNKFFKPLTLQFGRKWWTISTNLQIPPEGYLTMSNKGNVCLGVLDGSDLLDGSHIVLGDISMRGNLIVYDNVRQKIGWMRSECADPKQFSKYLPSF, via the exons atggcTTCTAATGATAGTGAAGATCTTTCTCACTTAAAAGGGGTTGTTGTAATCACACTCCCACCTCCAAATAATCCATCTTTAGGCAAAACCATCACTGCTTTCACTATCCCAAACCAAAACCCATACCCAAATCAAAACCCAAATCCAAACACACCATTACCAATTTCATTCCAAGATTCAAGAAGACCAGTTTTTGATCACCCAAGAAGAAAGATTTCTTGGACCCTTTTGGGAATTCTTGTTTTTGGATTACTAACTTTTTGTTCAATACAATCCCCACAAAATCTTTTTAAGTCAACTTTAGGGCCTTTAACTCAAGTTGACcaaaataataaagataaagatgataataagaataatacTAGTTGTTTTGTTTTTCCATTGTATTCGAAATTGGGGTTTGGTGAATTGGTGGGAGGAAGTAGAGATATGGAGGTTAAGTTAGGTAAATTTTCGATGTTTGGTTCTTCGAAAAGTTCGATTTTGCCTGTTGATGATGGAGGGTTGCCTAATAAGGTGACAGTTAGGAGTAGTGCAGTTTTGCCTGTTAATGGAGATGAGCTTAGAGATGG GCTTTATTACACACAGATTAATGTCGGAAGCCCTCCAAGACCGTATTTCCTTGACGTAGATACTGGTAGTGACTTGACATGGATTCAATGTGATGCCCCATGCACTAGCTGTGCCAAG GGAGCACACCCGTATTACAAGCCAGCTAGAGCAAATATCATATCTTCGAAAGATTCTTTCTGTTATGATTTCCAGCAAAACAGCAATTCTGGATCTTGTGCGTCTTGCAGCCAGTGTGATTATGAAATAGAGTATGCTGATCATAGCTCCTCACTGGGAGTCCTTTCAAGAGATGATCTTCGTCTAGTAGATGTAAACGAGTCACAAATTAATTCTAAAGTTATCATAGG GTGTGCATATGATCAGCAAGGCATACTTTTGAACTCTTTGGCAAAAACAGATGGTATTCTTGGTCTTAGCAGAGCTAAAGTGAGCCTGCCTTCTCAATTAGCAAAACAAGGTATTATTGATAATGTGATCGGCCATTGTCTCACTTCTGATTCCGTAAGTGGCGGATACATgttcttaggaggtgaattggTGCCACAAGCTAAGATGTTTTGGGTTCCAATGCTCAATGATGCTTCCAT GAATTATCTTGCTGAAGTTTCTAAAGTGACTTATGGATCGAAACAACTTGGTTTGGATCGTCAAACAAAGGGAAATGGACGAGTAGTCTTTGATAGCGGGAGTTCTTATACATACTTCACGAAACAAGCTTATTCTGATTTAACTAATACG CTTAAAGATATCTCACGTGATGGCTTTATACAAGACACTTCAGATACAACACTTCCCATTTGTTGGCGACCCAAAACTCCAATAAG ATCCATCAAAGATGTTAACAAATTCTTCAAGCCACTCACTCTTCAGTTTGGGAGGAAGTGGTGGACTATTTCAACAAATTTACAGATACCTCCAGAGGGCTACTTGACCATGAGT AACAAGGGCAATGTGTGCCTGGGCGTCCTTGATGGTAGTGATTTACTTGATGGATCACATATCGTTCTTGGAG ACATCTCAATGCGTGGGAATCTAATCGTCTATGATAACGTGAGGCAGAAAATTGGTTGGATGAGATCAGAATGTGCCGATCCAAAGCAATTCAGCAAATATCTTCCATCATTTTGA
- the LOC122606258 gene encoding uncharacterized protein LOC122606258 gives MADRRYLTDFEDNVWRNRCKRYSLDDHRRYCELHNVKVIDPYAILAKRRTPADIESARNYTRYVLSLGEDASKAKAEQGRGGGGLERPAVDSQASSLRSKP, from the exons ATGGCAGACCGCCGCTATTTAACAGACTTCGAAGATAATGTTTGGCGTAATCGTTGTAAACGTTATTCGTTGGATGATCATCGTCGTTATTGTGAGCTTCATAACGTCAAAGTCATCGATCCATATGCTATTCTGG CTAAGAGGCGTACACCAGCAGATATAGAATCAGCCCGTAACTATACGCGATATGTGCTCTCCCTAGGGGAAG ATGCTTCCAAAGCAAAAGCGGAACaaggaagaggaggaggaggactCGAGCGCCCTGCTGTCGACTCTCAAGCTAGTTCCCTAAGATCAAAGCCTTAA